The Triticum dicoccoides isolate Atlit2015 ecotype Zavitan chromosome 6A, WEW_v2.0, whole genome shotgun sequence genome has a window encoding:
- the LOC119317103 gene encoding H/ACA ribonucleoprotein complex non-core subunit NAF1-like, translating into MDSEVLVKEVLKDGRGKGEEGSKDEAAVRAEMIPEVSLEKEVEGGGSKGEDQSNGEASGDAEMNSEVSAEVETENGGSKGKEESEAEEEDGESGEATSSSEEEEEDDDEEGEESSEASSSSDEEEQRANNHCGVGDMAALIEEGKLMVGINDDDDDDDDEDEEEEEASKGHVNSKHEAEILPPVPKIEVQLEPHHKALPVGTISSIMGERVIVEGSAQHNPLNEGSILWITESRTPLGIVEELFGPVKNPYYLVRYNSVEEVPSGISAGTAVSFVMEFANHILNVKELYTKGYDGSGDNIEDQTDDPEFSDDEKEAEYKRSLRLAKGQTDRQLDSKKHSGDKKRKQPRDAGFHKGIPRTHDVATPAHQSKHRIYRSDMAPVADNSGRSRTSVPIMTPPVTLNPAMASAIQFADQIGGCFPNPSHQFLPQQPNVVWPGGFPPSMYPNMGINGAALAANIMQNILSGSNQYRQHYQNQNFGGFLNGIPMTPTQFIPQSGMPVNPMPFGGPQVNPPFGPTSELGMGQGNFGNLGYLAGDQGLPHLGLPNAQGYGRLPSSHGGGGQRPMQFNSGQFNQGSSSLSGRRPQQQGGQHSQGRGSGGHH; encoded by the exons ATGGATTCTGAGGTTCTGGTGAAAGAGGTACTGAAAgacggaagggggaagggggaggaggggagCAAAGACGAAGCTGCTGTTCGTGCTGAGATGATTCCCGAGGTCTCGTTGGAAAAGGAAGTGGAAGGTGgaggaagcaagggggaggaccAGAGCAACGGCGAGGCTTCCGGTGATGCTGAGATGAATTCTGAAGTCTCGGCGGAAGTGGAAACGGAGAATGGAGGAAGCAAGGGTAAGGAGGAGAGCGAGGCCGAGGAGGAAGATGGGGAATCAGGGGAGGCTACTTCGAGtagtgaggaggaggaagaggatgacgatgaggagggggaggagtcaAGTGAAGCGTCGTCGAGCAGTGATGAGGAAGAGCAGAGGGCTAATAACCATTGTGGTGTCGGTGACATGGCGGCCCTCATTGAGGAGGGCAAATTGATGGTTGGaatcaatgatgatgatgatgatgatgatgacgaagacgaggaggaggaggaagcatcGAAGGGTCATGTCAACTCCAAACATGAAGCAGAG ATCCTTCCTCCAGTGCCGAAGATCGAAGTCCAGCTGGAACCACATCATAAGGCACTCCCAGTGGGAACAATTTCATCT ATCATGGGTGAGAGAGTGATTGTTGAAGGGTCAGCGCAACACAATCCCCTGAATGAGGGTTCTATACTCTGGATAACTGAAAGCAGGACACCACTTGGTATTGTTGAGGAATTATTTGGACCAGTAAAAAACCCATACTATCTCGTGCGGTATAACTCTGTGGAAGAAGTCCCTTCTGGGATCAGTGCTGGAACTGCTGTCTCTTTTGTTATGGAATTTGCAAATCATATCTTAAATGTGAAGGAGCTATACACCAAAGGCTATGATGGATCAGGAGATAATATTGAGGACCAAACAGATGATCCTGAATTTTCTGATGACGAGAAAGAGGCTGAGTACAAAAGATCATTACGGCTGGCAAAAGGGCAGACTGATAGGCAACTTGACTCTAAGAAGCATTCTGGTGATAAGAAGAGGAAGCAGCCCAGGGATGCTGGATTCCATAAGGGTATACCTAGGACCCATGATGTAGCAACACCAGCTCACCAATCAAAACACCGTATTTATCGCTCAGATATGGCTCCTGTTGCTGATAACTCGGGACGTTCACGTACGAGTGTACCAATAATGACACCACCAGTCACACTGAATCCTGCTATGGCATCAGCCATTCAGTTTGCAGACCAGATTGGTGGCTGCTTCCCTAACCCATCACACCAGTTCTTACCACAGCAGCCAAATGTGGTTTGGCCTGGTGGGTTTCCACCTTCTATGTACCCGAACATGGGAATTAACGGAGCTGCTCTTGCAGCTAATATTATGCAGAACATACTCAGTGGATCCAATCAATACCGGCAACATTACCAGAATCAGAATTTTGGTGGATTCCTCAATGGAATACCCATGACCCCAACACAGTTTATTCCGCAGAGCGGAATGCCTGTAAATCCAATGCCTTTTGGTGGACCACAAGTAAATCCTCCATTTGGTCCAACATCTGAACTGGGGATGGGGCAGGGGAACTTTGGTAATCTTGGGTACTTGGCCGGGGATCAAGGGCTGCCGCACCTTGGGTTGCCTAATGCTCAGGGATATGGGCGCCTACCATCGTCACATGGAGGTGGTGGTCAGCGTCCTATGCAATTCAATTCTGGGCAGTTTAATCAGGGGAGCTCGTCCTTATCTGGAAGAAGGCCACAACAACAGGGAGGCCAGCACTCACAGGGGAGAGGTAGTGGCGGGCATCACTAA